Genomic DNA from Alistipes indistinctus YIT 12060:
AACGGTGCGGTCGTTTTTCCTGTTTTATCTTTCTTGCTTGTCGGGTTCTGGGGATTAACGTTTTGCCGACGATTACATATCCGTTTCGGGATCCTCTTCGGGCGAAGGAACCGGTAATTTGCGGACATGTTTGGCCACATCCTGCTTTTGCTGGTTCTTTTCGATAATGAATTCCACCGGATCGCCTACGGCCAGGTCGGCGAAATTGCCCTCGACGTCCTGGCAATGGAAAAAGAGGTTGTTGTTGGGGTATTTGATGAAACCGAAACCGCTTTTAAGGCTGAGGATTTCGCTTACTTCTACCGTGTGTTCCGTCTCCGGGGGACACCCTTCGTTGCAGACGAACAAGTTGCGGACCACCGGGTTGTTTTGTTCCAGCCCCCGCTCAATCTCCTCGTGCATCGCAATAGGGTAGGTGGCCAGCGAGAGCAATTCGTGCGAAGTTTTGGTCACCATTTTGATCCCGTCGTCGGTGAGGTATTCGAACTCCCAGCTCAGCAGCATGATGGGTATGCCGGCAGCCCTGATTTTACGCATCAGCGGCGTGTAATCGGTATCCGAAACGATCAGTACGATGATGTCGATCGTCCCGCTCAGCACGAGTTCATAAGCTTCGAGCGCCAGCCAGACATCCACCCCGCGTTCTTCCCTGCGGCCCTGTACATTGCGCAGCGGCAGGTAGTGGGTATTGACTCCTTCGGACATCAG
This window encodes:
- a CDS encoding NYN domain-containing protein; its protein translation is MNSINTSCRIGVFYDGNFLLHASNYYNYIHPERRRLSLNGLHRFIRHRVAEEAGCETVKCQISVAHYFRGRLNASEAAMRGNQLYNDRVFDDILMSEGVNTHYLPLRNVQGRREERGVDVWLALEAYELVLSGTIDIIVLIVSDTDYTPLMRKIRAAGIPIMLLSWEFEYLTDDGIKMVTKTSHELLSLATYPIAMHEEIERGLEQNNPVVRNLFVCNEGCPPETEHTVEVSEILSLKSGFGFIKYPNNNLFFHCQDVEGNFADLAVGDPVEFIIEKNQQKQDVAKHVRKLPVPSPEEDPETDM